The Campylobacter suis genome includes the window GCCGTTTGTCCTGCTTTACTAGAATCGACATTTAAACAAACCGCACCCTGATCAAGAGCTAGCAAATTTACATCTCTATATGGATCAAGTATGTTATATAGCTTCCACTCATCTATCACGTTTCCATTATGATCAACCTCAAGAAGCACATCGCGAACAGTTCGGACATTTTTGCCATCTGTTCGCTTTTGATCAGCACTTGCAACACGCATCAAGTAGCCTTTTGGTGTTTCTTCGATATGATGTGAAAAATCTATATATCCATGCGGCAAGCGTCTATCAAATACCATTTTGCCCATCATGTCAAATTTCATATATCTTTGTCCCATACCAACTATGAGATGTCCATCTTTTGTCTGCTGAAAGCCCATTGTATTGCCCTTGCGGTAAATGTCATCTGGGTTTCGCACGACATCCATTTTCATATACCATCTAACATCACCGTTTGTATCAACTATATAGTTAAATGGCTCTAAATCCCACTCCATAGCACCGCCTACTGGGTGATTCCAAACGGCTTGTCCTGAGTCTGGCAAACTAGCCCTAATAAGGTGATTTATAAAATATAATCTATCTTTAAATTTTGCATCCATTTTTACGATATTTGCTTTTGGAAGTAGTGATTTTTGTGAAGTTCCTGTACTATTCATAAAAACAGGTGCCGCATATATATCATATGTTTCGCTAATAGCTTCGCCATTTCTTTTATAGCTAACCTCTACCTTATTTACATGATCAGGATAAAGTCCCCATACAGGGATGCCACCATGTGTCAGAATTTGCTTATCACTAACATCATATTTTATATCAAGTCCTTTATCGCCTTTTGCTTTTACGGTAATTTTTGCATCGGTTATATCATATCCGCCATTTTTTATAACCGCTGTTAATGGGGCTAGTTTATAAGGATTTACAACTACCGCGCCAAGCTTACCGACTGATTTATAGCTTACAGGACCACTTGCACCGCCGACAGCCAAGGCATTTGTAGTACCCATACCAAGCAA containing:
- a CDS encoding aryl-sulfate sulfotransferase, with translation MKNGLISVAVASALLLGMGTTNALAVGGASGPVSYKSVGKLGAVVVNPYKLAPLTAVIKNGGYDITDAKITVKAKGDKGLDIKYDVSDKQILTHGGIPVWGLYPDHVNKVEVSYKRNGEAISETYDIYAAPVFMNSTGTSQKSLLPKANIVKMDAKFKDRLYFINHLIRASLPDSGQAVWNHPVGGAMEWDLEPFNYIVDTNGDVRWYMKMDVVRNPDDIYRKGNTMGFQQTKDGHLIVGMGQRYMKFDMMGKMVFDRRLPHGYIDFSHHIEETPKGYLMRVASADQKRTDGKNVRTVRDVLLEVDHNGNVIDEWKLYNILDPYRDVNLLALDQGAVCLNVDSSKAGQTANKEDLEDANAPFGDVAGVGIGRNWAHVNSVNYDPSDDSIVVSVRHQSAVVKIGRDKQVKWILAARAGWNENLAKKLLTPVDKNGKKLDCNENGICENTDFDFTWTQHTAYKIDEKSSKGKYALSVFDNGDARHNEQPAIASMKYSRGVEYLIDEKNMTVQQVWEYGKERGFDWYSPITSVVEYQPDHDSMFIYSATAGLGKQLTKAGLEEPILNEIAYGTKDVKVEIKFTDMGGTIGYRALPIRLDQAFSK